Part of the Azospirillum formosense genome is shown below.
AGCGGGAGTCACCCAGCCTGGGCATGTCGTCCGACCCGTCGCGGTCCGCCGGACCGACGCCTCCCGGGCGGCCGCCGTCGGGGTCGACCTCCTGGTAGTCGACGTCGATCACACCCGGCGGCGGGCGGTGTGCCGGACCGCCTTGCGGCCCGGCGGGGCCGCCGCTGCTCCAGGTCCGGCCGCCCATCCGTCCGCCCATCTGGTAGGAGGCGACCCCCTTCATACGGTCGAACAGCCAGCGGCCCAAGGCGTTGCGGATCGGGCGCACGAACAGCAGGATTCCGACGATGTCGGTCAGGAAGCCCGGAATGATCAGGAGCAGGCCGGCGACGACGACGCAGAATCCCTCGAACACGGCG
Proteins encoded:
- a CDS encoding FxsA family protein — its product is MNPLLLLFLLLPIAEIATFIEVGDWIGAGPTVGLVILSAILGSVLIRWQGLSVLKRAQAAAERGESPVGAVFEGFCVVVAGLLLIIPGFLTDIVGILLFVRPIRNALGRWLFDRMKGVASYQMGGRMGGRTWSSGGPAGPQGGPAHRPPPGVIDVDYQEVDPDGGRPGGVGPADRDGSDDMPRLGDSRWAPPGSPHRNDRG